A region from the Lolium perenne isolate Kyuss_39 chromosome 4, Kyuss_2.0, whole genome shotgun sequence genome encodes:
- the LOC127295656 gene encoding uncharacterized protein gives MAGCGEAKSSVSMEDEAYVEKKFGGITPKKPLISKDHERAYFDSADWVLGKQAANSSSRPAAESLKPKLKRTPHHQLPPRKPACASG, from the exons ATGGCAGGGTGCGGTGAAGCCAAGTCGTCGGTTTCTATGGAGGACGAG GCCTATGTCGAGAAGAAGTTCGGAGGGATCACGCCCAAGAAGCCTCTGATATCCAAG GACCATGAGCGGGCCTACTTCGATTCAGCAGACTGGGTCCTCGGCAAG CAAGCTGCAAACAGCAGCTCAAGGCCTGCAGCCGAGTCTCTCAAACCCAAGCTTAAG AGGACACCGCACCACCAGCTTCCCCCTCGCAAGCCTGCATGCGCATCTGGCTGA